In Leptospira harrisiae, a genomic segment contains:
- a CDS encoding LA_3751/LA_3752 family putative glycosyltransferase produces MRIRLQVSILFIVFFLLAMIPVYYKYRWNQPNVAIGSDPQIKYYQTFAFYKEGFSQYSLQCFFPAGTKGFLPESIPLGYPWAFFTSNNTCFFQYPILMPVLHAILAKVTSFSFVTYFPICFFLMNVVFLFLLFKNLGLSVSQSGCATLFIHFFTPVFLSSLDYSELTLTNALLILSLLFYRRCFAADNFSLYFFVFLSGVCLSLNFQLRPESTLALLILFFINFIKNIKSGKNFRILFSIGVVSFLSTLAFSYWNMSIYGHIMGMRGWNTLQDTAILKLSGYLNNWVADLWGSEYKIGLFKAYPFAFLFVSPFVFYYFLKSKSEKLNEYLIAGYFFILLLPFISPYRAGVDILGLRYYESGVYLISIGFFLWIFKNYNAEKSFLNSKIASLTFVFLGLTVLYFSYKSNLRAIKHWSGAAKISQEYSNAISQINPDLIVHRGLSTSYLMGITYLEYPQITIYSQKDWEQVEQIVLESRFKRILYLYWQDNKLVNYEFPQEIWEKKFNINFDLRLNSNWNRERRKITHFDSLILQRK; encoded by the coding sequence ATGAGAATTCGCCTTCAAGTAAGTATTTTATTCATAGTTTTTTTTCTTTTAGCTATGATTCCTGTATATTATAAATACAGGTGGAATCAACCTAACGTGGCAATCGGTAGCGATCCACAAATCAAATACTACCAAACTTTTGCTTTTTATAAAGAAGGTTTTTCGCAATATTCCCTTCAATGCTTTTTTCCCGCCGGAACAAAGGGCTTTCTTCCGGAAAGCATCCCGTTAGGTTACCCCTGGGCTTTTTTTACATCAAACAATACATGTTTTTTTCAATATCCAATTTTAATGCCAGTTCTTCATGCAATTCTGGCAAAAGTTACCTCGTTTTCTTTTGTTACTTATTTCCCTATATGTTTTTTCTTAATGAATGTCGTTTTTCTTTTCTTGTTATTTAAAAATCTAGGTTTATCGGTTAGCCAAAGTGGATGTGCGACTTTATTTATTCACTTTTTCACTCCAGTATTTTTATCTTCATTAGATTATTCCGAACTTACATTAACAAACGCTTTATTGATTTTATCGCTATTATTTTACAGACGATGTTTCGCTGCTGACAATTTCAGTTTATACTTTTTTGTTTTTTTATCGGGTGTTTGCCTGTCGCTTAATTTTCAATTAAGACCTGAATCTACTTTGGCCTTACTTATATTATTCTTTATAAATTTTATAAAGAATATAAAATCTGGTAAAAATTTTAGAATATTGTTTAGTATTGGCGTTGTTTCTTTCTTGAGTACGTTAGCCTTTTCTTATTGGAATATGAGCATATATGGTCATATCATGGGCATGAGAGGTTGGAATACACTTCAAGATACGGCTATTTTAAAGCTTTCTGGTTATCTAAATAATTGGGTTGCAGATCTCTGGGGGTCTGAATATAAAATAGGTCTTTTCAAAGCTTATCCATTTGCTTTCTTATTTGTTAGTCCTTTTGTATTTTATTATTTTCTAAAATCGAAAAGTGAGAAGTTAAATGAATATTTGATCGCAGGATATTTTTTTATACTTTTGCTTCCATTTATTTCACCTTATCGAGCTGGCGTTGATATTCTAGGATTGCGTTATTATGAAAGTGGTGTGTATTTGATATCTATAGGTTTTTTCCTCTGGATTTTTAAAAACTATAACGCAGAGAAGTCTTTTTTAAATTCGAAAATAGCGAGTTTGACATTTGTTTTTTTGGGTCTTACTGTTCTGTATTTTAGTTACAAATCCAATCTGCGCGCAATTAAACATTGGAGTGGAGCTGCAAAAATATCTCAGGAATACTCGAATGCAATTTCTCAAATTAATCCGGATTTGATAGTTCATCGAGGGCTTTCTACATCTTATCTGATGGGAATTACTTATTTAGAGTATCCCCAGATCACCATTTATTCACAAAAAGATTGGGAGCAAGTTGAACAAATAGTTTTAGAAAGCCGATTTAAGAGAATATTGTATCTTTACTGGCAGGATAATAAACTTGTAAATTACGAATTTCCGCAAGAGATTTGGGAAAAGAAATTTAATATTAATTTTGATTTACGTTTAAACAGCAATTGGAATAGGGAAAGAAGGAAAATTACCCATTTTGATTCCCTTATACTACAACGAAAATGA
- a CDS encoding glycosyltransferase family 4 protein has product MKVLFDHQIFFQNRFGGISKIFLETIRRLKELNINFDTSVSVEDYAKGILRDPISRNQVNLPGFFSIFTIYRWICFVFVFFRQPIPEFFTKRESGILKRSLRNQIENLNSNVNESLVNNKYSVFHPTYFQSYYLPSLEASRTKMVITVYDCVHELFPEYYGSSNFILKNRKDLCEAAAHIICISETTKKDLLKLYQNIPEKKVSVVYLAGDLSREQRTSRSLPFEDYILFVGNRADYKNFKLLLDAFYQLSKSRKIHLVCAGGGKFSSSEKKWIQKYKLNEWVHQVSFTSESSLANFYENAKLFVYPSLYEGFGIPLLEAMSVGCPVLCSGIDVFHEVTGDAAAFFDPQDIFDLESKLLELIDSGKTRNELVQKGYKQVKKFSWDQCADEHIRIYQMLSEGL; this is encoded by the coding sequence ATGAAAGTATTGTTTGATCATCAAATTTTTTTCCAAAATAGATTTGGCGGAATTTCTAAAATTTTTTTAGAAACAATACGCAGATTGAAGGAACTTAATATCAATTTTGATACTTCTGTTTCTGTAGAAGATTATGCAAAGGGAATTTTAAGAGATCCTATTTCCAGAAACCAGGTAAATTTGCCTGGCTTTTTCTCCATTTTTACAATCTATCGGTGGATTTGTTTTGTATTTGTTTTTTTTCGCCAGCCGATTCCCGAATTTTTTACTAAAAGAGAAAGTGGAATTTTGAAACGAAGTCTTCGGAATCAAATTGAAAATCTAAATTCGAATGTGAATGAATCTTTAGTAAACAATAAGTATTCTGTATTTCATCCGACATACTTTCAGAGTTATTATTTGCCTAGTTTAGAAGCCAGTCGAACGAAGATGGTAATTACTGTTTATGATTGTGTACATGAACTTTTTCCTGAATACTATGGGTCTTCGAATTTTATACTTAAAAATAGAAAGGATTTATGTGAGGCAGCAGCACATATCATATGTATTTCAGAAACCACTAAAAAAGACTTATTGAAGTTATATCAAAATATTCCAGAAAAAAAAGTTTCTGTGGTTTATTTAGCAGGAGATCTTTCTCGGGAACAAAGAACGTCCAGGTCTCTTCCATTTGAGGACTATATATTGTTTGTTGGGAACCGTGCCGATTATAAAAATTTTAAATTACTTTTGGATGCATTTTATCAGTTATCCAAGTCTAGAAAAATTCATTTGGTTTGTGCTGGTGGAGGTAAGTTTTCTTCTTCTGAAAAAAAATGGATACAAAAATATAAACTAAATGAATGGGTTCACCAAGTTTCTTTTACTTCCGAATCTTCACTAGCAAATTTTTATGAAAATGCAAAGTTATTTGTTTATCCTTCTTTGTATGAAGGATTTGGAATCCCATTACTAGAGGCAATGTCTGTGGGTTGCCCTGTTCTTTGCAGTGGGATTGATGTATTCCATGAGGTTACAGGAGATGCAGCCGCTTTCTTTGATCCTCAGGACATATTTGATTTAGAATCCAAATTGTTGGAACTTATAGATTCTGGAAAAACTCGTAATGAATTGGTTCAAAAAGGATACAAACAAGTGAAGAAATTTTCTTGGGATCAATGTGCTGATGAACATATTCGCATATACCAAATGTTAAGTGAAGGTCTATGA
- a CDS encoding glycosyltransferase family 2 protein, whose amino-acid sequence MISKKPLVTIITVVRNAEDTILRTIHSALSQKNVNFEVLVWDGLSTDRTVERLEAVKSQISFYSGSDSGVYDAMNRTLPLAKGEWILFLNADDYFLDEYALEKLVKSTVDEKCDYVCGSASMLFGLKVWRPKTLTDFDYFVGNPSNHQAYLCKKSIYTKLGGFNIQYKYSADVDFMFRVIQKGYFGRQLKESVVHYSLGGLSTKNVGRGVAELEQIMAKFLDTDIEFARECRLVFHEGKMYSNRFIEKLISISWTESQWKHIVLYLGSKCSLESTSSFLKLISFINVKLRFLLKALIFQFLRILPNRVL is encoded by the coding sequence ATGATATCTAAAAAACCTTTAGTGACAATCATCACCGTAGTTCGTAATGCGGAAGATACGATTTTAAGAACCATCCATTCTGCTTTGTCCCAAAAAAACGTTAATTTTGAAGTTCTCGTTTGGGATGGATTGAGTACAGATCGAACTGTGGAACGACTAGAAGCGGTTAAAAGCCAGATTAGTTTTTACTCAGGAAGTGATTCTGGTGTTTATGATGCGATGAACCGAACTCTTCCTTTGGCCAAGGGTGAATGGATTCTTTTTCTCAATGCAGACGATTATTTTTTAGATGAATATGCATTAGAAAAATTGGTAAAATCTACCGTAGATGAAAAATGCGATTATGTTTGTGGTTCAGCCAGTATGTTATTTGGTTTGAAAGTTTGGAGACCAAAAACATTAACTGATTTCGATTATTTTGTTGGAAATCCTTCCAATCATCAGGCTTATCTTTGCAAAAAATCCATTTATACGAAATTAGGTGGATTTAATATTCAATACAAATATTCAGCGGATGTCGATTTTATGTTTCGTGTTATACAAAAAGGATATTTTGGTCGCCAGTTGAAGGAGTCGGTGGTTCATTATTCACTTGGTGGTCTGTCGACTAAAAATGTGGGTAGGGGCGTTGCCGAGCTTGAACAAATTATGGCCAAATTTTTAGATACAGATATTGAATTCGCAAGAGAATGTCGTTTGGTGTTTCATGAAGGAAAAATGTACTCCAATCGTTTTATTGAAAAATTAATTTCTATTTCTTGGACTGAGTCTCAGTGGAAACATATTGTTCTGTATTTAGGCTCCAAATGTAGTTTAGAATCTACTTCTAGTTTCCTTAAGCTAATTTCGTTTATTAATGTGAAACTTCGTTTTTTATTAAAGGCTCTTATCTTCCAATTTTTAAGAATATTACCAAATCGAGTTTTATGA
- a CDS encoding glycosyltransferase family 2 protein, which produces MEKPVVTIVIPCLNERKTLPFVLEKCKSVKEELKDKLELEILVSDNGSDDGSQEFAKSLGARVESCPVKGYGAALDSGIRNAKGEIIVFADADDTYDFLESPKLILKLISSGADMVIGSRLDGTIHKGAMPLLHRYLGTPVINWIINRLYAKEFKIRDSNSGFRCFKKSSYLSWDVRSKGMEFASEMLIKALRQGAKMEHEPVSLYPDKPGRTPHLKTWRDGMRHLLRILFYAPYFFQKTGFIVLLLAFSQLVCGLFIGGIWEFYGFRIYGIHSLVLLSFAAIIGISIWNIGLQIATKQSMVEGVYSRILNWSEDRLFFVLVSGFALVAAMFIYLLWKWSAGKFQFLNFERELIVISTSGLVVFLFGINALAAHILKRD; this is translated from the coding sequence ATGGAAAAGCCAGTAGTTACAATTGTTATACCTTGTTTAAATGAACGAAAAACCTTACCCTTTGTTCTTGAAAAATGTAAATCTGTAAAAGAAGAACTCAAAGACAAACTTGAATTAGAAATTTTGGTATCAGATAACGGGAGTGACGATGGCTCTCAGGAATTTGCAAAGAGTTTGGGAGCCAGAGTAGAAAGTTGTCCCGTAAAAGGGTATGGTGCCGCTCTAGATTCAGGAATCCGTAATGCAAAAGGTGAAATTATTGTATTTGCCGATGCGGATGACACTTATGATTTTTTAGAATCGCCAAAGTTAATTTTAAAGTTAATTTCAAGCGGTGCGGATATGGTAATAGGGTCTCGATTAGATGGCACTATTCATAAAGGTGCTATGCCACTTCTACATAGGTATCTCGGCACACCAGTAATTAATTGGATTATTAATCGCTTATATGCTAAGGAATTTAAAATTCGTGATAGTAATTCCGGATTTCGCTGCTTCAAAAAGAGTAGTTATCTGAGTTGGGATGTTCGCAGTAAAGGGATGGAGTTTGCCTCTGAAATGTTGATCAAAGCATTGAGACAAGGTGCTAAGATGGAACATGAACCTGTTTCTCTCTATCCTGATAAACCAGGGAGAACACCTCATTTAAAAACATGGCGAGATGGGATGAGGCATTTACTTAGAATTCTATTTTATGCACCTTATTTTTTTCAGAAGACAGGCTTTATCGTATTGCTTTTGGCTTTTAGTCAATTAGTTTGCGGATTGTTTATTGGCGGTATATGGGAGTTTTACGGCTTCAGAATATATGGAATACATTCTCTTGTTTTACTTTCTTTTGCAGCAATCATTGGGATTAGCATTTGGAACATTGGTCTTCAGATTGCAACTAAACAAAGTATGGTGGAGGGAGTTTACTCTAGAATACTAAATTGGAGCGAGGATAGACTTTTTTTTGTTTTAGTATCTGGGTTTGCCTTAGTGGCAGCTATGTTCATTTATTTGTTGTGGAAGTGGAGTGCCGGTAAGTTTCAATTTTTAAATTTTGAGAGGGAGCTAATTGTAATTTCTACTTCGGGTCTTGTCGTTTTTTTATTTGGAATCAATGCACTTGCAGCTCACATCTTAAAAAGAGATTAA
- a CDS encoding glycosyltransferase family 2 protein: MALPKAKKKATGTPKLLISLIIPIYNEASHLEEFLARIDKLILPSEKELVFVDDCSKDHSFSILENFSFQTRHVKILQQTENQGKGAALRRGIHEASGDIILVQDADFEYDMDEIAMLVNPILINKADVVFGSRFKKDGRQVHRTFHYLVNRFLTILSNFLSGLYLTDMETCYKVFRSDIIQNINLESNRFGFEPEITAKLARLKIRVQEFPISYYPRNYLEGKKITWKDGIAALRHIFYFNLFASKINFFKKTMPEAYIPKSANWL, from the coding sequence ATGGCACTTCCGAAGGCAAAAAAGAAAGCAACCGGCACACCAAAATTACTTATTTCCCTCATCATTCCGATCTACAACGAAGCCTCTCACCTAGAAGAGTTTTTAGCACGTATTGATAAACTCATTCTCCCTTCTGAAAAGGAGCTTGTGTTTGTCGATGATTGTTCGAAAGACCATTCATTTTCAATTCTTGAGAATTTCTCCTTCCAAACTCGACATGTAAAAATACTACAGCAAACTGAAAATCAAGGAAAAGGTGCGGCTCTTCGCAGAGGTATCCATGAAGCAAGTGGAGATATCATTCTTGTGCAAGATGCCGATTTCGAATACGACATGGATGAGATAGCTATGTTAGTAAATCCTATTTTGATAAACAAGGCTGATGTAGTTTTTGGGTCTAGATTCAAAAAAGATGGAAGACAAGTCCATCGAACATTTCACTATCTAGTGAATCGCTTTCTGACGATTTTATCTAATTTTCTAAGCGGTCTTTATTTGACCGATATGGAAACTTGTTACAAAGTGTTCCGATCAGATATCATACAAAACATTAATCTGGAATCCAACCGTTTTGGTTTTGAGCCTGAAATTACCGCAAAGCTAGCTAGGTTGAAAATTCGCGTTCAAGAATTTCCAATTTCCTATTATCCTAGAAATTACTTAGAAGGAAAAAAAATAACATGGAAGGATGGGATTGCTGCTCTAAGGCATATATTTTATTTTAATTTGTTTGCGTCTAAGATTAATTTCTTTAAGAAAACAATGCCTGAAGCATATATACCTAAATCCGCAAACTGGTTGTAA
- the glf gene encoding UDP-galactopyranose mutase, with protein sequence MKKILIVGAGFSGAVIANTLAKTGNYTIDVIDERNHIGGNCHTERDTETNVMVHRYGPHIFHTSNEKVWNYVNTFGTFRPFVNRVKSVYLGQVYSMPINLHTINQFFGKAFGPEEAKNWIKSKGDSSIEDPKTFEDQAKKFVGEELYKAFFYGYTKKQWGTEPRNLPASILKRLPVRFNYDDNYYNDVFQGIPVDGYTSVIQNMFNHPNIKIQLGKRFFGESDSTLGYDHIFYTGPIDAYFSFRHGRLGYRTVYFKEHRAEGDYQGNPVMNYADEKVPFTRVHEHKHFTPWETHEKTIYFEEYSKETEERDIPYYPKRLDSDMKILKEYELEVTRLSNVTFLGRLATYRYLDMHNIIEEALDCAEKFINKQSAQ encoded by the coding sequence ATGAAAAAAATATTAATTGTTGGTGCTGGGTTTTCTGGTGCCGTCATTGCCAATACACTTGCCAAAACTGGAAATTATACAATCGATGTGATCGATGAGAGAAACCATATTGGTGGAAATTGTCATACGGAAAGGGATACTGAAACCAATGTGATGGTGCATCGTTATGGACCGCATATCTTTCATACCAGTAATGAAAAAGTTTGGAACTATGTTAATACATTTGGAACATTCCGACCATTTGTCAATCGGGTGAAGTCGGTTTATTTGGGTCAGGTCTATTCCATGCCGATTAATTTACATACGATCAATCAATTTTTCGGAAAGGCATTTGGTCCAGAAGAAGCAAAAAATTGGATAAAGTCCAAAGGTGATTCTTCGATTGAAGATCCAAAAACGTTTGAAGACCAAGCAAAGAAGTTTGTTGGTGAGGAATTGTATAAGGCATTTTTTTACGGTTATACCAAAAAACAATGGGGGACAGAACCGCGGAATCTACCTGCATCAATTTTAAAAAGATTACCTGTTCGATTTAATTATGATGATAACTATTATAACGATGTATTTCAAGGAATTCCTGTAGATGGTTATACTTCTGTCATCCAAAATATGTTTAACCATCCAAATATAAAAATCCAGTTAGGGAAACGTTTTTTTGGCGAGTCTGATTCCACTTTGGGTTATGATCATATATTTTATACAGGCCCCATTGATGCTTATTTTTCTTTTCGGCATGGGAGGTTGGGTTACCGAACGGTCTATTTTAAAGAACATCGTGCTGAGGGAGACTACCAAGGCAATCCAGTTATGAACTATGCTGATGAAAAAGTACCTTTTACTCGGGTTCATGAACATAAACATTTTACTCCATGGGAAACACACGAAAAAACCATCTATTTTGAAGAGTACAGTAAGGAAACGGAAGAGAGGGACATCCCATATTACCCGAAACGTCTGGATTCTGATATGAAAATATTGAAAGAATATGAGTTAGAAGTAACTCGTTTATCTAATGTTACATTCCTTGGGCGCCTTGCAACCTATCGATATTTAGATATGCACAATATCATTGAAGAAGCTCTCGATTGTGCAGAAAAATTTATTAACAAACAATCTGCGCAGTAA
- a CDS encoding glycosyltransferase family 2 protein encodes MPKVSVIMPAYNAVSYLEDSVKSLLNQSFQDWELLLVDDCSKDQTPVLAQKIAKSDSRIRFIQKEKNSGSADTRNTGIKLATGEYIAFLDADDLWEPDFLEKMIPFMEKNHSPFSFASYRIIDENGFEFCEPFLVKSKSYTYANLLHYNRVGLLTAIYHVPSVGKKYFDPSLKSLRDDYALWLDILREGKLAFANSEILAQYRVRRGAATSNKKKVMLAHFRMLKNREKLSFLYALILTAIHGLLGLRKYKTK; translated from the coding sequence ATGCCAAAAGTTTCAGTTATCATGCCCGCCTATAACGCAGTTTCTTATTTAGAGGATTCTGTAAAATCTTTGTTAAATCAAAGTTTTCAGGACTGGGAACTTCTACTCGTTGATGATTGTTCCAAAGATCAAACTCCAGTTCTAGCTCAAAAAATTGCAAAGTCAGATTCACGAATTCGTTTTATTCAAAAGGAAAAAAATTCTGGATCAGCTGATACCCGTAATACGGGTATTAAATTAGCAACAGGAGAATACATCGCTTTTTTAGATGCAGATGATCTTTGGGAACCAGATTTTTTAGAAAAAATGATCCCTTTTATGGAAAAGAATCATTCGCCTTTTTCTTTTGCTTCTTATCGAATTATTGATGAAAACGGATTTGAATTTTGTGAGCCATTTTTAGTGAAATCCAAATCATACACATACGCTAATTTGTTACATTACAATCGAGTCGGTTTACTTACTGCAATCTATCATGTACCAAGTGTTGGGAAAAAATACTTCGATCCTTCCTTAAAAAGCCTTCGAGATGATTATGCGCTTTGGTTAGATATTCTGAGGGAAGGGAAACTTGCCTTTGCCAATTCTGAGATTTTAGCACAGTACCGGGTTCGTCGTGGCGCAGCAACATCTAACAAGAAAAAAGTGATGTTGGCTCATTTTCGAATGTTAAAAAACCGGGAAAAACTGTCTTTTCTTTACGCACTGATTCTTACTGCAATTCACGGTTTACTTGGTTTACGAAAATATAAAACTAAGTGA
- a CDS encoding glycosyltransferase family 4 protein yields the protein MKLIFDVSVLAWSVRSNKAKTGIFRVIENLLFQFINDPEIDLYLTSIHGNITDLKVYLKNQNINLPKNQLLIPDSSNKSKDKLFQIYLLIYKQLDLKKFPKLSSILLLFYKLFSYPFLLLFGLSSYLYPIPNDFLSNQFVFHSTFLPIPKYIQNSKISKVITIYDLISIKYPEFFIGNKDDVVWKLIRDLTRDTNIITISEHSKVDLLESDLGLSDKQITVTPLAASHFFYQIESRDLLVKELKQYNLSDGDYVLSVATLEPRKNLKSIIRAFLSLPSLKTNPNLKLVLLGGKGWGENLEEISKEFPNSFQEKVVFLGFVPDEKLSFIYSGAKFFVYLSFYEGFGLPPLEAMQCGLPILVSNVSSLPEVVGDAGLYTDPYNLNSIVTNMEKMLGDSELRKALSLKALSRSKTFSWKHTASLTKTAYQKFNESIV from the coding sequence TTGAAGCTTATCTTTGATGTATCCGTTCTTGCTTGGTCTGTGCGTAGCAATAAGGCCAAAACTGGAATTTTTCGCGTTATTGAGAATTTGTTATTCCAGTTTATAAACGATCCGGAGATTGACTTATACCTAACTTCGATTCACGGAAATATTACGGATCTCAAAGTTTATTTAAAAAATCAAAACATAAACTTACCCAAAAATCAACTTCTGATTCCTGATTCGTCCAACAAATCAAAAGATAAATTGTTCCAAATTTATCTTTTGATTTACAAACAGTTGGATCTAAAAAAATTTCCAAAACTTTCATCAATCCTGCTTCTTTTCTACAAACTTTTTAGCTATCCTTTTCTTCTGTTGTTTGGTCTATCTAGTTATCTTTATCCAATTCCTAATGATTTTCTTTCCAATCAGTTTGTTTTCCATAGCACCTTTCTTCCAATTCCCAAATACATTCAGAATTCAAAAATTTCGAAAGTCATAACCATCTATGATTTAATTTCTATTAAATATCCTGAATTCTTTATCGGAAATAAAGATGATGTTGTTTGGAAATTGATTCGGGATTTAACCCGGGATACAAATATCATTACAATTTCAGAACATAGTAAAGTTGATCTTTTGGAATCTGATTTGGGTTTGAGTGATAAGCAGATTACTGTTACTCCTCTTGCTGCTTCTCATTTTTTTTACCAAATTGAATCTCGGGATCTTTTGGTGAAAGAATTAAAGCAGTATAATTTAAGTGATGGTGATTACGTTCTGAGTGTGGCAACTTTGGAACCTAGAAAGAATTTAAAATCAATTATACGGGCTTTTTTAAGTTTACCTAGTCTAAAGACAAATCCAAATTTAAAATTAGTTTTGTTAGGTGGAAAAGGTTGGGGTGAGAATTTGGAGGAAATTTCTAAGGAGTTTCCCAATTCATTTCAAGAGAAAGTTGTTTTTCTCGGATTTGTTCCGGATGAAAAATTATCATTCATTTATTCTGGAGCAAAATTTTTCGTTTACCTTTCCTTTTATGAAGGTTTTGGGTTGCCGCCGCTTGAAGCAATGCAGTGCGGTTTACCTATCCTTGTTTCTAATGTATCGTCCTTACCAGAAGTAGTAGGTGATGCTGGGCTGTATACAGATCCATATAATCTGAATTCGATAGTGACAAACATGGAGAAAATGCTTGGCGATAGTGAACTTAGGAAAGCATTATCTTTAAAAGCGCTTAGTCGGTCCAAAACATTTTCTTGGAAACATACTGCAAGTTTAACTAAAACAGCGTATCAAAAGTTTAATGAAAGTATTGTTTGA
- a CDS encoding class I SAM-dependent methyltransferase, with protein MWKRLFSLFEGRHYRYLLVGVLVFWINAWMARWIFTYIFFSEGFWQKNLGNLFALELALLFSYPLHKFITWLEGWEDFFPKLIQFHIVSFWSILIRIIIFAIMIFVGFGWLSSSFVSIGFVILINFVTYDQFVFLRKQDSFVSNDFSYSLEGEGIETLETIEEAETYNRWITSKILDYLGQRNLEIGAGTGTIASIVSENFPVEVYDLSKENYSILKKRFKSNLNIQKVGQNIFSVKNWNQYDCIYSSNVMEHIPDDTAVLNHSLKLLKKGGFFVSVVPALPILYSSFDKKIGHFRRYSRKDIKRWENSLEKGFRVKWLEKSYFNPIGAIGWLVKMKLLNQKAIKKQDALIMNSLIPFIAWLDYLPLPFGQSMILVLKKI; from the coding sequence ATGTGGAAACGGTTATTTTCATTATTTGAAGGTAGACATTATCGGTATCTATTGGTTGGCGTCCTTGTTTTCTGGATCAATGCTTGGATGGCTCGATGGATATTTACATATATATTTTTTAGTGAAGGGTTTTGGCAAAAAAATCTTGGGAATCTTTTTGCACTAGAATTAGCTCTGCTATTTTCATATCCTCTGCATAAATTTATTACCTGGTTGGAGGGGTGGGAAGATTTTTTCCCGAAACTTATTCAATTCCATATTGTCTCATTTTGGAGTATTTTGATACGCATTATAATTTTTGCGATTATGATATTTGTTGGTTTCGGATGGTTGTCTTCATCTTTTGTTAGCATCGGATTCGTAATTTTGATCAACTTTGTCACCTATGATCAATTTGTTTTTTTAAGAAAACAAGATTCTTTTGTTTCAAATGACTTTAGTTATTCGCTTGAAGGCGAAGGAATTGAGACTCTTGAAACGATAGAAGAAGCAGAAACTTACAATCGTTGGATTACAAGTAAAATTTTAGATTATTTGGGTCAGAGAAATCTAGAGATTGGCGCCGGAACCGGAACAATCGCATCAATCGTATCTGAGAATTTTCCTGTTGAGGTGTATGACTTATCAAAGGAAAATTATTCAATTTTAAAAAAGCGCTTCAAATCGAATTTAAATATTCAGAAGGTTGGCCAAAACATTTTCTCTGTAAAAAATTGGAATCAGTATGATTGTATATACTCATCAAACGTAATGGAACATATACCCGATGATACAGCTGTTTTAAATCATTCTTTAAAATTATTGAAGAAGGGTGGTTTTTTCGTATCAGTGGTTCCTGCACTTCCAATACTATATTCATCCTTTGATAAAAAAATTGGTCACTTCCGACGGTATTCACGAAAAGATATAAAGAGATGGGAAAATTCATTAGAAAAAGGTTTTAGAGTGAAATGGTTAGAAAAATCATATTTCAATCCAATTGGAGCGATAGGTTGGCTCGTTAAAATGAAGCTTTTGAATCAAAAGGCAATCAAAAAACAAGATGCTCTAATTATGAATAGTCTCATTCCGTTTATTGCATGGTTGGATTATTTGCCATTGCCATTTGGTCAAAGTATGATTCTTGTATTAAAAAAGATTTAG